One Legionella lansingensis genomic region harbors:
- a CDS encoding endonuclease domain-containing protein, translating into MDKLRQFSKTLRLSQMDVEHILWYHLRNRGLLGYKFRRQHILQGHIVDFVCLEKKLIIELDGGQHAEQAVNDTIRTQRLEKDGFQVIRFWNNEVLRNINEVLLVIQNALTREGVY; encoded by the coding sequence ATGGATAAGTTAAGACAATTCTCAAAGACATTGCGCCTCTCACAAATGGATGTAGAGCACATACTGTGGTATCACCTGAGGAATCGAGGTTTATTGGGTTATAAATTTAGACGACAACACATATTACAAGGTCATATTGTAGATTTTGTGTGCTTAGAAAAGAAATTGATTATAGAGCTTGACGGTGGACAGCATGCTGAACAAGCAGTAAACGATACTATTCGAACACAACGACTTGAGAAAGATGGGTTTCAGGTCATACGATTTTGGAATAATGAGGTTCTCAGAAATATCAATGAGGTATTGCTGGTCATTCAAAACGCCCTAACAAGAGAAGGTGTCTATTGA
- a CDS encoding ankyrin repeat domain-containing protein yields MLTEELLRMAVEEGNVEAFTKIIANSDTESILAVDNKRRTLAHLAARFNQPAILAKLITVVEKFGESGQAILEQTDNEGFTPLECSYLYSAPEITGLLRAKTQLYSGKRALLTGRNRPFEQFFSRLGEEKRIPAAFFAIILCGLPVLESITKFQNENEIISSQTSEGWSLLHFLVFNHKIDVIKYLSDKYKNELNAEIRDHDGNTPFLIAAERYHPDVLNFLLEVGCDIHAKNNQGQNAISIGAKRGQLELVKVLSAKGVDLNSSDENGENALMLAARHGHGDVVAFLRTQGVSLDAKDKEGKSAFQKALDSGHLDIANLLMDTVSLEEKNEALIKAVTTANLANVKWLIDKGASPAIVDAHGDSLLMLAAVGDASFVEYLLSLPETLINHKNNDGDNALFVAIRQGRQKVVECLLKHDFNPPQHNALGQTPLLAAAKSNDAALIELFAKQGYSLEDQDKEGNTALHLAFTSNQLGTAPDYLLSHSPQLVSVTNHRKETPLHCAIIHGHTAYLPELVMHSDLESRDSLGNTPLLTAVAARDFKATELLLKQGADVLAKNDKEETVTNITGLHHFPEDIQRQLLGAYKIDYDEFQYRRRLYFIFGGEKLNEVLAFPQGKVKLGAGTFDEGIGILRTHLKNFLLERHPELSTRFEGLLNALDKVEFTDTPSRILARLESESVTFQATGFTGHLILAALAKQGDGNVKLSLAERGARVSDAPLLHSESKKFSSVRTIIILKEKCQEVVELLHNAKTEPQGVALDILFKQIPEIAGSAYTFQPIYQKKFTDICFYSNPKTGLYEQFINILGETEGRPFYKKFELYMREKELHSYEDFWQEKHSDESLLSNPVIAEARHLIERRAEGSKVDLSTRSSG; encoded by the coding sequence ATGCTCACTGAGGAACTTTTACGGATGGCGGTTGAAGAAGGGAATGTGGAAGCTTTCACAAAGATTATAGCGAATTCTGATACGGAGAGTATTCTTGCTGTTGATAATAAAAGGAGAACTTTGGCTCATCTTGCAGCTAGGTTCAACCAGCCAGCTATTTTGGCGAAATTGATTACTGTTGTGGAAAAATTCGGTGAAAGCGGCCAAGCGATTTTGGAACAAACGGACAATGAGGGGTTCACACCTCTAGAATGCTCTTATTTGTACTCTGCACCTGAAATTACCGGGTTATTACGAGCAAAGACGCAGCTGTATTCAGGAAAACGAGCTCTTTTAACTGGCCGAAACAGACCGTTTGAGCAATTCTTTTCTCGTCTTGGAGAGGAGAAAAGAATACCGGCTGCTTTCTTTGCCATCATCCTTTGTGGGCTTCCTGTCCTTGAATCGATTACCAAATTTCAGAATGAAAATGAAATAATTTCATCTCAAACGAGTGAAGGATGGTCTCTTTTACATTTTTTGGTATTCAATCATAAAATTGACGTGATCAAGTATCTTTCTGATAAGTATAAGAATGAGCTAAACGCTGAAATAAGAGATCATGATGGCAATACACCTTTTTTGATAGCTGCGGAACGATATCATCCCGATGTGTTAAATTTTCTTCTGGAGGTTGGTTGTGACATTCACGCCAAAAACAATCAAGGTCAAAACGCAATTAGTATTGGCGCTAAACGAGGTCAGTTAGAATTGGTTAAAGTTCTGAGTGCAAAAGGAGTGGACTTAAATTCTAGCGATGAAAACGGTGAGAATGCCTTAATGTTGGCGGCCAGACATGGGCATGGTGACGTTGTTGCCTTTCTAAGGACGCAAGGGGTATCTTTGGATGCGAAGGATAAAGAAGGTAAATCTGCTTTTCAAAAGGCGTTAGATTCTGGACACTTGGATATTGCTAATCTTCTCATGGACACGGTCAGTCTTGAGGAAAAAAATGAGGCTTTAATAAAGGCGGTAACCACAGCAAATTTAGCAAATGTAAAATGGTTGATCGACAAAGGCGCTTCACCAGCAATTGTGGATGCCCATGGTGACTCATTATTAATGCTTGCTGCAGTTGGTGATGCCTCTTTTGTGGAGTACTTGCTGAGCTTGCCAGAGACACTCATAAACCATAAAAATAATGATGGTGATAATGCATTATTTGTGGCTATCAGACAGGGGCGTCAGAAGGTTGTTGAATGTTTATTAAAGCATGATTTTAATCCTCCCCAACATAACGCTTTGGGCCAAACCCCGTTGTTAGCTGCAGCCAAAAGCAATGATGCTGCTTTAATAGAGTTGTTTGCAAAACAAGGCTATTCTTTGGAGGACCAGGATAAGGAGGGTAACACAGCGCTGCATTTAGCTTTTACAAGTAACCAACTTGGAACTGCACCCGATTATCTTCTTAGTCATTCTCCGCAGTTAGTCTCAGTAACAAATCATCGTAAAGAAACGCCGCTTCATTGCGCCATTATTCATGGGCATACGGCTTACTTGCCCGAACTTGTGATGCATTCAGATCTTGAAAGTCGTGATAGCCTTGGAAATACCCCCTTATTGACGGCTGTTGCTGCAAGAGATTTTAAGGCCACAGAATTGCTGCTTAAACAAGGGGCAGATGTACTGGCAAAGAATGATAAAGAAGAAACGGTTACTAATATCACCGGTTTACATCACTTCCCTGAGGACATTCAACGACAGCTCCTTGGTGCCTATAAAATTGATTATGATGAATTCCAGTATCGACGCCGACTTTATTTTATTTTTGGCGGAGAGAAACTCAATGAGGTTCTTGCTTTTCCTCAAGGTAAAGTGAAGTTGGGAGCCGGTACCTTTGATGAGGGTATTGGAATTCTGCGTACCCACCTCAAAAACTTCCTACTTGAAAGACACCCTGAGTTGTCCACTCGTTTTGAAGGATTACTCAATGCTCTTGATAAGGTGGAATTCACTGATACCCCAAGCAGAATTTTAGCCCGCTTAGAAAGTGAGAGTGTTACTTTTCAAGCAACCGGTTTCACTGGACATCTCATACTTGCTGCATTGGCAAAACAAGGAGATGGCAATGTTAAATTGTCACTTGCAGAGCGAGGAGCAAGAGTGAGCGATGCCCCTTTGCTTCATTCTGAGAGTAAAAAATTTTCCTCTGTTAGAACGATTATTATCCTCAAAGAAAAGTGCCAAGAGGTTGTAGAGCTTCTCCATAATGCCAAAACCGAACCGCAGGGGGTAGCTCTTGATATTCTTTTTAAGCAAATTCCTGAAATAGCTGGAAGTGCTTATACTTTTCAGCCTATTTATCAAAAGAAATTCACTGACATTTGCTTCTATAGTAACCCCAAAACCGGTCTTTACGAACAGTTTATCAATATCTTGGGTGAAACCGAGGGCAGACCCTTTTATAAAAAATTTGAGCTTTACATGCGTGAAAAGGAATTGCATTCCTATGAAGATTTCTGGCAAGAAAAACATTCGGATGAGAGTTTGTTATCCAATCCTGTCATTGCAGAAGCACGTCATTTGATTGAAAGGCGAGCCGAGGGAAGTAAGGTAGATTTATCTACACGATCCAGTGGATAA
- a CDS encoding SUF system Fe-S cluster assembly regulator: MLRISKLADYGTVVMVYLAKHSQVLCNARDIALHTHLTVPTVSKILKRLTATGLLTSVRGVTGGYRLQRPASEISVAQIIYSLEEHRGLTECSLHPNVCSLQSVCRVQGNWRLISQAIETALDSVSLEVLAKPTLQTVEIDRIKQLASGVSHGERQ, from the coding sequence ATGCTGCGCATCAGCAAATTGGCTGATTATGGAACAGTGGTAATGGTATATCTCGCCAAGCATTCGCAGGTATTATGCAATGCTCGAGATATTGCGCTACATACCCATCTGACCGTGCCGACAGTTAGTAAAATACTTAAACGTTTGACAGCAACAGGATTATTAACTTCTGTGCGTGGAGTCACTGGTGGGTATCGGTTGCAGCGACCGGCTTCAGAGATCTCAGTGGCGCAAATTATTTATTCCCTGGAAGAGCATCGTGGATTAACTGAGTGCAGTTTGCACCCAAACGTATGTTCTTTACAAAGCGTATGTCGTGTTCAGGGTAATTGGAGATTAATAAGTCAAGCTATAGAAACTGCACTGGATAGTGTGAGTTTAGAGGTGCTGGCAAAGCCAACACTCCAGACGGTTGAGATAGACCGCATTAAGCAGTTGGCAAGTGGAGTTAGTCATGGCGAAAGGCAATGA
- a CDS encoding cysteine desulfurase, whose amino-acid sequence MSTATALIETLDLEAIRNNFPALKQKINDYPLTYLDNAATTQKPQSVIDAIARYYEQDNANVHRGVHALSVRATQQFEGVRDKVQRFINARVARECIFVRGTTEAINLVAQSFVAPRILPGEEILITHMEHHSNIVPWQMVCKKTGALLQVAPISIEGEVLLEEFENKLNENTKFVAINYVSNALGTINPVKKMIEMAHAYGALVLVDGAQATAHLPIDVQDLGCDFYAFSGHKMYGPTGIGILWGKEQLLNDMVPYQGGGEMINYVTMEATEYAPLPHKFEAGTPNIAGAIGLGAAIDYLWSLDMEAIAAYEAHLLDYATLAVQSVKGFNLVGTAKNKVPIVSFVHGKIHAHDIGTILDSAGIAIRSGHHCAMPLMDFFGVAATSRISLAFYNTKEEIDRCVKALHKVKEVFA is encoded by the coding sequence ATGAGTACAGCAACCGCTTTAATTGAAACGCTGGATTTGGAAGCAATTCGTAATAATTTTCCAGCGCTCAAACAAAAAATAAATGATTATCCATTAACGTACTTAGATAATGCAGCGACCACACAGAAACCACAGTCAGTCATCGATGCGATAGCACGCTATTATGAACAGGATAATGCTAACGTTCACCGTGGTGTGCATGCTCTGAGTGTACGCGCAACCCAACAATTTGAAGGAGTACGCGATAAGGTACAACGTTTTATTAATGCTCGGGTTGCACGTGAATGCATTTTTGTACGTGGCACGACAGAGGCGATTAATCTGGTTGCTCAAAGTTTTGTGGCTCCTCGGATTTTACCGGGCGAGGAAATTTTGATTACCCACATGGAACACCATTCAAATATTGTACCCTGGCAGATGGTATGCAAGAAAACAGGAGCACTTTTGCAAGTTGCTCCTATCTCCATTGAAGGTGAAGTTCTATTAGAAGAATTCGAAAACAAACTAAATGAAAACACCAAATTTGTAGCGATTAACTATGTTTCTAATGCGTTAGGCACCATCAATCCAGTTAAAAAAATGATCGAAATGGCCCATGCCTATGGCGCGTTGGTACTTGTCGATGGTGCACAAGCCACTGCTCATTTACCTATTGATGTTCAAGATTTAGGTTGCGATTTTTATGCTTTTTCAGGCCATAAGATGTATGGACCAACAGGCATTGGCATTTTATGGGGTAAAGAGCAGTTATTAAATGACATGGTTCCTTACCAAGGTGGTGGTGAGATGATAAATTATGTCACCATGGAAGCCACAGAATATGCCCCCTTGCCTCATAAATTTGAAGCAGGGACACCAAACATTGCTGGCGCAATCGGACTTGGGGCAGCCATTGATTATCTTTGGTCTTTAGATATGGAAGCGATAGCAGCCTATGAAGCGCATTTACTTGATTATGCTACGCTTGCTGTACAATCGGTGAAAGGCTTTAATCTTGTTGGAACGGCAAAAAATAAGGTTCCCATCGTTTCTTTTGTGCATGGAAAAATTCATGCCCATGACATTGGTACCATTTTGGATAGCGCAGGTATTGCTATCCGCAGCGGTCATCATTGCGCTATGCCTTTGATGGATTTCTTTGGGGTTGCTGCAACCTCGAGAATTTCTTTGGCATTTTACAACACAAAAGAGGAGATCGATCGCTGTGTTAAAGCACTACACAAAGTAAAAGAGGTATTTGCATGA
- the sufU gene encoding Fe-S cluster assembly sulfur transfer protein SufU: protein MIMELRELYQEIIIDHNRNPRNHHVMSDATAQAQGFNPLCGDKLTLFLKLDGDVVKDVSFVGSGCAISQASASLMTETLIGKTINEAHELFERFHTMVTSGEEQVVSLDKLAVLAGVKAYPARVKCATLAWHTLEAALNKSRAVVSTE, encoded by the coding sequence ATGATCATGGAATTGCGTGAGCTTTATCAAGAAATCATCATTGATCATAATCGCAATCCGCGAAATCATCATGTTATGTCTGATGCAACGGCACAAGCGCAGGGATTCAATCCGTTGTGTGGTGATAAGCTAACCCTTTTTTTAAAACTAGATGGCGATGTCGTTAAAGATGTAAGTTTTGTTGGTTCGGGCTGTGCGATTTCACAGGCTTCGGCTTCTTTAATGACGGAGACATTGATTGGTAAAACGATCAATGAGGCTCATGAACTATTTGAGCGTTTTCACACCATGGTCACAAGTGGCGAAGAACAAGTTGTCTCGCTTGATAAGCTTGCTGTACTTGCCGGAGTAAAGGCTTACCCTGCTCGCGTTAAATGCGCGACTTTAGCATGGCATACCCTGGAAGCTGCTCTCAACAAAAGTAGAGCAGTGGTTAGCACGGAGTGA
- a CDS encoding SUF system Fe-S cluster assembly protein, giving the protein MFGFRKKEDDDVLKEKVITALRTVFDPEIPVNIYDLGLIYDIAINEEQHVHIQMTLTTPGCPVAQTFPGTVEQTVNQVEGVNDCTVELVWDPPWTQERMTEAARLELGIFY; this is encoded by the coding sequence ATGTTTGGGTTTAGAAAAAAAGAGGATGATGACGTTCTGAAAGAAAAGGTGATTACCGCTTTGAGAACTGTGTTTGATCCTGAAATACCAGTAAATATTTATGATCTGGGGTTAATTTACGACATTGCTATTAATGAAGAACAACATGTTCATATACAAATGACGCTAACCACACCTGGGTGTCCTGTAGCCCAAACCTTCCCAGGAACCGTTGAACAGACAGTCAATCAAGTTGAAGGAGTAAACGACTGTACTGTCGAATTGGTGTGGGATCCCCCTTGGACACAGGAGCGAATGACAGAAGCAGCACGTCTTGAGCTGGGGATTTTTTATTAA
- the epmA gene encoding elongation factor P--(R)-beta-lysine ligase, whose product MQELWQSSASIKTLRKRAQLIAQIRQFFQQRGYLEVETPGMARFGVTDVYLANIKAIFRGETYCLQTSPEYHMKRLLATGSGPIFQLARVFRDDELGRWHNPEFTLLEWYQLGIDHHALMNEVDALLQLILQVKPMLRKTYRDSFLEICDFDPFTVTIPELKKILHRYQLDNVLPPEEGDNDQYLFLLMSHVIEPELGKEQVPVAVYDFPVSQASLAKIHHDVAERFEVYFKGVELANGFHELTDADAQASRFKCELAIRNQKGLPLPAPDDFLLQALEHGLPSCSGVALGVDRLLALALQESSIAGVLAFDFSRA is encoded by the coding sequence ATGCAGGAACTTTGGCAATCATCAGCCTCCATTAAAACACTGAGAAAACGTGCCCAGCTTATTGCGCAAATCCGCCAATTTTTCCAACAGCGCGGGTATCTGGAAGTAGAGACCCCCGGGATGGCTCGTTTTGGTGTTACGGACGTTTACCTTGCGAATATCAAAGCAATCTTTCGTGGCGAAACCTATTGTTTACAGACTTCTCCTGAATACCACATGAAGCGCTTATTAGCTACTGGCAGTGGTCCCATTTTCCAGCTTGCACGCGTCTTTCGCGATGATGAGTTGGGTCGATGGCATAATCCGGAATTTACTTTGTTAGAATGGTATCAATTAGGCATTGATCACCATGCACTTATGAATGAAGTGGATGCTCTTTTGCAGCTTATTTTACAAGTGAAACCCATGCTGCGAAAAACTTACCGCGACAGTTTTCTTGAAATTTGTGATTTTGACCCGTTCACTGTAACTATCCCCGAACTAAAAAAAATTCTGCACCGTTATCAATTGGATAATGTTCTGCCGCCGGAAGAGGGCGACAACGATCAGTATTTATTTCTTCTTATGAGCCATGTGATTGAGCCCGAGCTGGGTAAAGAACAGGTACCTGTTGCTGTCTATGATTTTCCAGTATCACAAGCGTCTTTGGCTAAAATTCATCACGATGTGGCCGAGCGCTTTGAAGTCTATTTTAAAGGAGTAGAGCTTGCTAACGGTTTTCATGAGCTGACTGACGCTGACGCTCAGGCCTCTCGTTTTAAATGCGAGCTGGCTATTCGTAATCAAAAGGGTTTACCTCTTCCAGCTCCTGATGACTTTTTGCTACAAGCCTTAGAACATGGTTTGCCGTCTTGTAGCGGGGTTGCCTTAGGGGTAGACAGATTACTAGCCTTAGCTCTTCAAGAGTCAAGCATTGCAGGTGTCTTAGCTTTTGATTTTTCAAGGGCTTAA
- the sufC gene encoding Fe-S cluster assembly ATPase SufC: MLTIKQLNVAINAQPILKGINLSIKPGEVHAIMGPNGSGKSTLSKILAGHPAYEVTHGEIHYLDKDLLPLAPEERAQAGIFMSFQYPVEIPGVTNINFLKASVNAVRKVQGKKTLDAIEFLSFIREKCQLLDMDESFLYRSINEGFSGGEKKRNEILQMMALEPKLAILDETDSGLDIDALRIISQGVNAMRSPERAIILVTHYQRLLNYIEPDFIHVLANGRIIKSGDKSLALELEEKGYSWLEEMEQA; encoded by the coding sequence ATGTTAACAATCAAACAACTTAATGTTGCAATCAATGCACAACCCATTTTGAAAGGTATCAATCTAAGCATAAAGCCTGGAGAGGTTCATGCAATCATGGGACCTAATGGCTCTGGTAAAAGTACATTGTCAAAGATTTTAGCCGGACATCCTGCCTATGAAGTGACTCATGGTGAGATTCATTACCTCGATAAGGATTTGTTGCCTTTAGCTCCGGAAGAGCGAGCACAAGCGGGTATTTTCATGTCCTTTCAATACCCGGTTGAAATTCCTGGTGTTACCAATATTAACTTTCTGAAAGCATCAGTGAATGCTGTTCGTAAAGTGCAAGGTAAGAAGACCCTTGATGCCATTGAATTTCTAAGTTTTATACGCGAAAAATGTCAACTCTTGGACATGGACGAAAGCTTTTTGTATCGCAGTATCAATGAAGGATTTTCAGGGGGTGAAAAAAAACGTAATGAAATTTTGCAAATGATGGCTCTTGAGCCTAAATTGGCTATTCTTGATGAAACAGACTCAGGCTTGGATATTGATGCTCTGCGCATCATCTCGCAAGGCGTGAACGCCATGCGTTCACCTGAGCGTGCCATTATTTTGGTGACCCATTATCAGCGACTTTTAAATTATATTGAGCCTGACTTCATTCATGTTTTAGCCAATGGTCGGATTATTAAATCAGGCGATAAATCCCTGGCACTTGAGCTTGAGGAGAAAGGCTATAGTTGGCTTGAGGAGATGGAACAGGCATGA
- the sufB gene encoding Fe-S cluster assembly protein SufB: MAKGNEQIHSLLEREYQHGFVTDIEVDTFEPGLNEDIIRRLSAVKGEPEFLLDWRLKAFRHWQTMVQPKWSSVHYPPIDYQTISYYSAPKSKKDAPKSLDEVDPELLRTYEKLGIPLKEQEMLAGVAIDAVFDSVSVATTFKAKLAEVGVIFCPMSEAVHQYPDLVRQYLGSVVPYRDNFYAALNSAVFSDGSFVYIPKGVRCPMELSTYFRINAASTGQFERTLIIADTDSYVSYLEGCTAPMRDENQLHAAVVELIALDGAQIKYSTVQNWYPGDKEGKGGIYNFVTKRGACRGKRSKISWTQIETGSAITWKYPSVILQGDDSVGEFYSVALTNNLQQADTGTKMIHLGKNTRSTIISKGISAGRAHNAYRGLVRIAPTATNARNYTQCDSMLMGSECSAHTFPYIEVKNPTAKVEHEATTSKISEEQLFYCQQRGIDTEDAVSMIVNGFCKQVLKELPMEFAVEATKLLGISLEGAVG, encoded by the coding sequence ATGGCGAAAGGCAATGAACAAATTCATTCCCTGCTGGAAAGGGAATATCAACATGGTTTTGTGACCGATATTGAAGTAGATACGTTTGAACCTGGTTTAAACGAAGATATTATTCGTCGTTTATCCGCAGTAAAAGGTGAACCTGAATTTTTGCTGGATTGGCGTTTAAAAGCGTTCAGGCATTGGCAAACCATGGTACAACCTAAATGGTCAAGTGTGCATTATCCACCGATTGATTATCAAACCATCTCCTATTACTCAGCACCAAAAAGTAAAAAAGATGCACCAAAAAGCCTGGATGAGGTGGACCCAGAACTGTTACGGACTTACGAAAAGTTAGGCATTCCGCTCAAAGAACAAGAGATGTTGGCAGGTGTGGCTATTGATGCTGTGTTTGACAGTGTTTCTGTGGCTACAACATTTAAAGCTAAACTTGCTGAGGTTGGTGTTATTTTTTGTCCTATGTCAGAAGCTGTGCATCAATACCCTGACTTGGTCCGCCAGTATTTAGGATCGGTCGTGCCTTATCGCGATAATTTTTATGCTGCACTTAATTCTGCAGTATTCAGCGATGGTTCCTTTGTTTATATCCCTAAAGGCGTTCGTTGTCCTATGGAATTATCAACGTACTTTCGTATTAATGCTGCCTCTACTGGGCAGTTTGAACGTACGTTAATCATTGCTGATACCGATAGTTATGTTTCCTATCTGGAAGGTTGTACCGCGCCAATGCGCGATGAAAATCAATTGCATGCCGCTGTTGTAGAACTTATTGCCTTGGATGGTGCGCAAATTAAATATTCAACAGTGCAAAACTGGTATCCAGGTGATAAAGAAGGTAAGGGTGGAATCTATAACTTTGTTACGAAGAGGGGAGCGTGCCGAGGAAAACGCTCTAAAATTTCATGGACACAAATTGAAACAGGCTCAGCAATTACCTGGAAATATCCAAGCGTTATTTTACAAGGTGATGATTCAGTGGGCGAATTCTATTCCGTGGCTTTGACAAATAATCTGCAACAGGCTGATACAGGCACGAAGATGATTCATTTGGGTAAAAATACCCGCTCTACGATTATTTCCAAGGGAATTAGTGCAGGTCGGGCTCATAATGCCTATCGTGGTTTAGTGCGTATCGCACCAACGGCAACCAATGCGCGTAATTATACTCAATGTGATTCCATGCTGATGGGGAGTGAGTGCTCAGCCCATACGTTTCCTTATATTGAAGTTAAAAATCCCACAGCAAAGGTCGAGCATGAGGCAACGACGTCAAAAATCAGCGAGGAACAATTATTTTATTGTCAACAACGTGGTATTGATACGGAAGATGCTGTATCGATGATTGTTAATGGCTTTTGTAAACAAGTGTTAAAAGAGCTACCCATGGAGTTTGCAGTCGAAGCCACGAAGTTGCTAGGTATTAGTTTGGAAGGGGCAGTAGGTTAA
- the sufD gene encoding Fe-S cluster assembly protein SufD: protein MSEVLDFYQKQAKAGLSTIPWVAELQEKSLRELSYYGFPKRHDEDWKYTIVDALLQHGFAKPAKRDAEIIVQSDMPIKNQIVIQNGQILGVDGITAHLPSGLLVQPLFDALHQHEDKIRPYFDKLLKHEHGFHALNTALVHTGMVIYVPAGIRVEEPIVLSHWQDKEQATHSRHLIILEEGSEVAVCEEYRGAEQCSYFTNTITEVFTAKNAKLTHYKIQREGHIAYHIGQIAVRQAQNSQFDSHSLSLGGKLVRSDIHLQLQEEGGRCLLNGIYVPTDGQHIDHHTIIQHLVGHCHSEQDYKGILAGRSRAVFNGKVIVSKDAQHTEARQQNKNVLLSSQAEIDTKPQLEIFADDVICTHGATVGQLDEEALFYLATRGIDKQEASNYLIQAFAADNLRLVPHQALAEWMRTLLIQQLR, encoded by the coding sequence ATGAGTGAGGTACTTGATTTTTATCAAAAGCAAGCCAAAGCAGGATTGTCGACTATTCCCTGGGTAGCGGAACTGCAGGAGAAAAGCTTGCGTGAGTTAAGCTATTACGGTTTCCCCAAGCGCCATGATGAGGATTGGAAATACACCATTGTGGATGCGCTCTTGCAACATGGATTTGCCAAGCCGGCAAAGCGAGATGCAGAGATTATCGTGCAATCAGATATGCCCATAAAGAATCAGATTGTGATTCAAAACGGCCAAATTTTGGGCGTGGATGGAATAACAGCACATTTGCCTTCTGGTCTTTTGGTACAGCCGTTATTTGATGCCTTGCATCAGCATGAGGACAAGATTAGACCTTATTTTGATAAGTTATTAAAGCATGAGCATGGTTTTCATGCTTTAAATACGGCGCTCGTGCACACCGGCATGGTGATTTATGTGCCAGCTGGTATACGCGTTGAAGAACCCATTGTGCTTTCTCATTGGCAAGATAAAGAGCAGGCTACACATAGTCGCCATTTGATCATTCTCGAAGAAGGAAGTGAAGTGGCTGTGTGTGAAGAATATCGTGGTGCTGAGCAATGTAGTTATTTTACGAATACAATTACAGAAGTATTCACGGCAAAGAATGCAAAGCTAACGCATTATAAAATTCAGCGTGAAGGTCACATTGCCTATCATATTGGACAAATTGCTGTTCGTCAGGCTCAAAATAGTCAATTTGATAGTCATTCCTTAAGCCTTGGGGGCAAGCTAGTTCGCAGTGATATCCATTTGCAATTACAAGAAGAAGGCGGTCGATGTCTGTTGAATGGTATTTATGTGCCAACGGATGGACAACACATTGATCACCATACCATCATTCAGCATTTGGTCGGTCATTGCCACAGCGAGCAAGATTACAAGGGGATTTTAGCGGGTCGTTCACGTGCCGTGTTTAATGGTAAAGTTATTGTGTCCAAAGACGCTCAACACACAGAGGCTAGACAGCAGAATAAAAACGTATTGCTGTCTTCACAAGCTGAAATTGACACCAAGCCACAATTAGAGATTTTCGCGGATGACGTCATTTGCACTCATGGGGCGACGGTCGGACAACTCGATGAAGAAGCTTTATTTTATTTAGCAACACGCGGGATAGATAAGCAGGAAGCGAGTAATTATTTAATTCAGGCATTTGCTGCTGATAATTTACGCCTGGTTCCTCATCAGGCTCTTGCTGAGTGGATGAGAACGTTATTAATTCAGCAGTTGAGGTGA